CCCAGACTTTTTCGCCGAAGTGGTGATTGGCCTCGGCGAAGCGGAAGGCGAACCGGTAACCGACGTATTCGCCCGCGTTCTGCTGTGCCGTGAGAAAGATCATAAGCTGTGCCATATTCTGTGGCGTGAATAATCCCGCTCTGCCGTCATAAAAAGGCTGCCTGGGCAGCCTTTTGTTTAGTGGACGGTTATAGCGGATCGACCTTCAGGCAGGAAACCGCATGACGGAAGCTACCTTCCAGCAGCGGGCGGGTTTGCGCGCACTCAGGCCCGGCAATCGGACAGCGGGTACGGAATACGCAGCCCGACGGCGGGTTGATCGGCGAAGGCAACTCCCCCTCCAGCAGCTGGATAGTTTTATTTTGCTCCCGGTCCGGATCGGGGATCGGGACGGCTGACATCAGCGCGCGGGTATAGGGATGCTGCGGGTTGTTATATACCTCGCTATAGATGCCCAGCTCTACCGCATGTCCCAAATACATCACCAGCACGCGGTCGGAAATATGTTTTACCACCGCCAGATCGTGAGCGATAAAGATCAACGAAAGCCCCATTTCACGCTGCAGCTGCTGCAGCAGGTTTACCACCTGCGCCTGAATAGAGACGTCCAGCGCCGATACCGGCTCATCACAAATGATCAGTTTCGGCTCCAGAATCAGCGCGCGTGCAATACCGATACGCTGACACTGACCGCCGGAAAATTCGTGCGGATAGCGGTTAATCAGGTTTGGCAACAGCCCGACTTTCATCATCATCGCCTTCACACGATCTTTTATTTCCTGACGCGGCATGGTGGGATGATAGGTCCGCAGCGGCTCAGCGATAATATCGCCGATGTTCATGCGTGGGTTCAGCGAGGCCAGCGGATCCTGAAAAATCATCTGAATATCGCTGCGCGCTTTGCGCCACTCTTCGTCGCTTTGACCAATCAGATCGCGGCCCAGCCAGGCTACGCGGCCCTCAGTCGCCTTCACCAGACCGATAATCGCACGCGCCAGCGTTGATTTACCGCAGCCGGATTCACCCACCACGCCCAGCGTCTCGCCTTCATACAGACGCAGGCTGACGCCATCTACCGCCTTCAGGGTTTTCGACGGCTGCCAGAACCACTGTTTGCCATCTTTAATATCGAAATGCACCTTAAGATCGGCGATTTCAAGCAGGACTTTTTTCTCAGCTACGGCGTTCATACTAATTCCTCCACCGGCTTAAAGCAGGCGCGCAGACGCCCTTCGCCAAAGGCTTCCAGCGGCGGCGCGGCGGCGCAGATTTCCATCGCATACGGGCAACGGGGCTGGAACGGACACCCTTTCGGCAGGCGTAA
This Mixta hanseatica DNA region includes the following protein-coding sequences:
- the oppF gene encoding murein tripeptide/oligopeptide ABC transporter ATP binding protein OppF is translated as MNAVAEKKVLLEIADLKVHFDIKDGKQWFWQPSKTLKAVDGVSLRLYEGETLGVVGESGCGKSTLARAIIGLVKATEGRVAWLGRDLIGQSDEEWRKARSDIQMIFQDPLASLNPRMNIGDIIAEPLRTYHPTMPRQEIKDRVKAMMMKVGLLPNLINRYPHEFSGGQCQRIGIARALILEPKLIICDEPVSALDVSIQAQVVNLLQQLQREMGLSLIFIAHDLAVVKHISDRVLVMYLGHAVELGIYSEVYNNPQHPYTRALMSAVPIPDPDREQNKTIQLLEGELPSPINPPSGCVFRTRCPIAGPECAQTRPLLEGSFRHAVSCLKVDPL